In the genome of Desulfovibrio desulfuricans, the window CTTACCGCGATCATCGAGCGTGAGAAGGGCGTCATGGTGGAAGTGGACAATTGGGGCATGCGCGACCTCGCCTACCCGGTTCGCAAACTGATGCGCGGCTTTTATGTGCGTCTGGTGTACCAGGCTCCTGCTGAGCTTATCGCTGAGCTGGAACGCAACATTCGCATCACCGACGGCATCTTCAAGTTTGTGACCGTCAAGTTGGCCGACGAAGTGGCCGGGGAGGTTGCCTAACATGGCTTTCAAGAAGAAATTTGCCCCGCGCCGCAAGTTCTGCCGCTTCTGCGCAGATAAAGATCTGCCCCTGGATTACAAGCGCGCCGACATCCTGCGCGACTTTATCACAGAGCGCGGCAAGATCATTGCCCGCCGCATCACTGGCACCTGCGCACATCACCAGCGCCTGCTGACCCGCGAAATCAAGCGCGCCCGCCAGATGGCCCTGCTCATCTACACCGCGACGCACGATTCCGGCGTCAAGAAAAAGAGCACCATTTAAGGAGGCGCACATGAAACTGATACTTCGCGCCGACGTTGAAAATCTCGGCAGCCTTGGCGATGTGGTTGAAGTGAAAGCTGGTTATGGCCGCAATTTCCTGCTCCCGCAGGGTCTGGCCATGGTTGCTTCGCCTTCCAACCTCAAGAGCTTTGAACAGGAACGCAAAAAGCTTCAGGCCCGCATGGATGCCGTGCGCGCTGATGCCCAGGCCCTCCAGGCCCGTCTGGAAGCCCTGGAAGTTGTTATCCCCATGCACGTGGGCGACAACGACAAGCTTTACGGCTCCGTCACCACCACCATCATCGGCGACGCTCTTGCCGCTCTTGGTGTGGAAGTTGACCGCCGCCGCATCCTTATGGATGCCCCCATCCGTACCCTTGGTGAACATCCCGTTCGCGTGCGCCTGCACGCCAGCGTGATCGCCATGGTGCCGGTGAAGGTCATTTCCGACCATCAGCCCATCGAAGAAGAACCCGCACCTGCTGCGCCCGCTGAAGAAGCCGAGGCAGCCCAGTAGGGGTTTGCGTGGTTTCCCGGAACGATAGCAATTCCGCCCCCGGCCACGCGGCCGGGGGCTCGCCTTTTGGGCAGGGCCGCAACAAGGATGGCCAGTCTCGCTCTTCAGCGCACAGCGCGGAAAAGGCCGAGGCCGACATTCTGCGGCGTGTGCCCCCCCACAGTGTTGAAGCCGAACAGGCTGTGCTCGGCGGCGTTTTCATGCGCCCCCAGCTCATGCACTCCATCGCAGACCAGCTCACTGACGAAGATTTTTACCTGCCCGCGCACGCCACCATTTACAAGGCGTTTCTAGAACTTTACCGCAAATCGGCCCCCCTCGACCTTATTGCCACTGCCGAGCAGCTCAAGAGCATGAACGCCCTTGAAGAAGCCGGCGGCGCGGTCTATCTGGGCGAGCTGGCGCAGGCCGTTGTTTCTGGCGCCAATGCGGAATACTACGCCACCATAGTTCGCGACAAATCCTTGCAGCGCAGCCTGATCAACGCCTGCTCTGGCATCATAGTCAACTGCTACGATGCCACGCGCGAAGTCGGCGAACTGCTGGATGAATCCGAACAGGCGGTTTTTTCCATTTCGCAGCGCACCTCGGGTAAGGATTTTACCCCCACGCGCGAACTGCTGGAGCGGGTGTTCGACAAGCTTTCCAAGCTGGCCGATGCCAAGGACGTCATTACAGGCGTCACCACCGGCTATACCCGCCTGGACAAACTGACCGCCGGTCTGCAGCCCTCTGACCTCATTATTGTGGCGGCCCGCCCCAGTATGGGCAAGACGGCTTTTTCCATGTGCATGGCCATCAACGCTGCCGTGCGCCAGAACGTGCCCGTGGCTGTTTTTTCGCTCGAAATGAGCAAGGAGCAGCTCATGCAGCGCATGCTTGCCGTGTGGGGCAAGGTGGATCTTTCCAAGCTGCGCCGTCCCTCGCTGCTGACAGACGAAGACTGGCAGCGCCTCTATGACGCGGCGGACGTTGTGGCCCGTGCGCCCATATTTATTGACGACACCCCGGCCCTCACAACGCTTGAGCTGCGCGCCCGCGCCCGCCGCCTCAAAGCGGACAAAGGCCTTGGCATGGTGGTGGTGGACTACCTGCAGCTCATGCGCACCAGCCGCCGCACAGATTCGCGCGAACTGGAAATTTCGGATATTTCGCGGTCGCTCAAGGGCCTTGCCAAGGAAATGAACGTGCCCGTGGTTGCGCTCTCGCAGCTTAACCGCAAGGTGGAAGAACGCAGCGACAAGCGCCCCATGCTTTCTGACCTTCGCGAATCTGGCGCTATCGAGCAGGACGCGGACGTTATCATGTTTGTCTACCGCGATGACGTGTACAAATTCCAGAAACCTGCCGACCGGCCGCCTCAGGGCATTGCCGAAATTATCATCGGCAAGCAGCGCAACGGCCCGGTGGGTGTAGCCGAGCTTATGTATATGTCGCCCTACACTTCGTTTGAAGATATTGCGCCAGACTGGATGCCCCCGCCATCAGAGGGCGGATCCTAGCCAATTTCAGAGCCGTACAACTGACGCAAGAGCTGTCGTTGTGCGGCTTTTTAGCATGCTAATTGGTGCGACACTAATAATTACAGCCTGAACGTATTTTGCACGTAATAGCTTTCTAATTCAATGTTGGTTGAACAACCAATCCGATTGTTAGCAATGCATCTTGCCACTCTTTATCTTTTCAACGCCCGTTGTGCTCCTGCCATGTATTGAACATCAGATGTCCACCGTGTTTTGAGATTCTTTGCACAATCTCCCGAAACTCATTCGTTTATTTCCATTTCCTCCTTTCTCACTGCGGGTTTGCGCCTTTTTTACTCGCGGCGATACGCAATACCAACTTTTTTTTGGCGATTCGTTGACAAGGCCGACAAAGCGTGTTTCCATGTTTTTCATGGGCCGCGTACCGGTAATACGTTTTACTGGGCGTAAGCGCGGGAAGATTGTTTTTTTTGAGAGGGTGTTTCATGTCTAAGTCCATCTATGTCGGGAACCTTCCTTGGTCTGCCACTGAAGAACAGGTACAGGATCTTTTTGCCGAATACGGCAGCGTTCTGTCTGTGAAACTTGTTAGCGACAGGGATACCGGCCGTGCCCGCGGCTTTGGCTTTGTGGAAATGGAAGACGGCGAAGCCGACTCCGCCATTGAAGCTTTGGACAACTTCAGCTTTGGCGGTCGCACGCTGCGCGTGAACGAAGCCAAACCCAGAGCCCCGCGCCAGCCCCGCTACTAGGGCGCTGTAACGGACAAAGACACGCCCCAATTGGGGCGTTTTTTGTTGCGCGCACCTCTTAAGGGTCGCCCAAGGGCGCTCCTGCACATTCTAGCGTGGCGGGGCGGTTCGACAGATATTGTCTGCCGAAAGCCCCGTCACAGCATTTTTGTCTTCTGCCGTCCGCCAGATGTTCATTGTTCCATGCCGCAAGGTGGCCGCTGGCCCTCCTTCACGCTCCACATCCCAAGCGCTCTCTCCATTACTCTCTCCTGATGCCGCAAATCTCATTGGTTGGAGCAACTCGCTTCGACACTGCCTGCTGTGCTCTTTCCACGTATGTGCCCTTCCCCACTCCTGCACATAACTCCTGCGCCCTGCTTCCTCATGCTGCCAAGACTTCGCTCTACTCAACTCTGAGAAACAGCTGGGCACTCCCGCATCAGCCTTTGCTTGCCTCCTCGTAAAAACCAGACTGCATTGCTATGCAATAAGGCAAGGGCATTGCAGCCCTCCTGAGCCCCTTGCCTGCAAAACTGAAGCTCGACACGCCCTCCAATTGCTAGCTGTGACGGAAGAAAGCCCACAGGCCTCAAAATCCGCTACTATTGCATGTCTCTTTTTTTCTACTGAACCTGCACACTCCAGCTACATATATTGCACACAATCCTGATCCCTGAATTGTTTATATGTACAGAAATGTTTGTTTCAACAAAAAAATTTATTCATAATTTATTTTTATGAATATTAATGACTATAAAAAATAATTATTGCATGAGTAAGGCTATTAATTGTAGTGTATTGATAATTTCAATAGCCAGTTTTATGTTAAATTTAGCTTATTTAAATTGTATAAACAATCAATGAAATATTTCACATACATCATTTACACATACTAATTCTGATTTATTCACAAAGTACAATACGCTCATTGATTGAACAGTTTCTATTGATTGCAAACATAATTCGCACAACAGGGAAACAACGCAGGCACGGCACTGTCGGTAAAAATACAATCATACCGCAGGGACGCATCCGGGACGGATTATGCCAAACACCCGCTTTGACCTCACGCATCCCCCTTTTGATCTGCTTACCCTGGCAGAGGCATCTGCCTTGTCGGCCACTGCCGATATTCTGTTTTTCAACAATGATCAGGAAATTCTTGCCTCGGGAAGTGATGTTGATGTGCTCTATCTGGTCATGAAGGGGCTTGTTCGTGAAATGTCGGGCGAGGAAATTGTGGGGGCATACCGCGAGCACGAGGCCTTTGATTGTCGCGCTCTGGCCACAGGCAGAACGCGGCACAGGTTTGTGGCGCATGAAGAAGTGCTGCTTTGCGTGTTCCCTGGGCGGGAGGTGCTGGTCCTGACGGAAAAGAACTCGCTTTTCGGCGCGTACTTTTTTGCAACCGTGTCCGACAAGCTGGGCCAGCTTGCCCAAAGCCGCGACCGCCGCGAATGGCAGAGCCTTTTTGCGGTCAAGATCAGCGATGCTGGTTTTAGGCCGCCCATATTTGCCGAAGCAACGGATACCATTGCCCACGCCGCGCAGCGCATGAAGAAAAGCCGGAGACGATCCATCTTTGTGCGCGATGGTTCCAGTACCGGGATTTTCACCACGGGCGATTTTTGCGACATCGTGGCCAACGCGGTTTCCAACCAGACCCCACTCCGGGCCTGCGCCCAGTTTTCCCTGCTGAGCTGCGAAAAGGACGACTACCTTTTCAATGCACTGCTTCTCATGACCCGCCACAACATCCACCGCATTGTGGTGACGGACAAGGGGCAGCCTGTGGGCGTTCTGGCCATGATCGACCTGCTTTCCTATTTTTCCAACCATTCCCTGTCGATCGCGCGGCAGCTCGAGGCGGCCACCACCTTGGCCGACCTGCACAGCGCCATGCGGGACATGGAAGCCCTGGTAACAACCCTCGTTACCCAGGGCATAAAAACGCCCCAGCTCGCGCGCCTTGTGCAGGTGCTCAACGCGCAGCTCATGGCCCGCCTCTGGCAGTTGACGGCTACGCCCGCCGTATTTGCCGGAAGCGCCCTGCTTGCCCTTGGCTCCGAAGGCCGGGGAGAGCAGATACTGAAAACCGACCAAGACAACGCGCTGATCCTTGCGGAAGGCCTGGACGAAAAGGAGGTGGTACACTCTGCAAACAGCTTTACGGAGCGCATGCTCAACCTTGGCTATCCGCCCTGCCCCGGCGACATGATGGTGAACCAGCCGCTCTGGCGGCACACGGTGCGCGAATGGGGACAGACCTTGCGCCAGTGGGCGGATTCCACGCAGGGCGAGGGGCTTATGCATCTGGCAATTTTTCTGGATGCGGAAACAGTCTCCGGCCCGGCCTCCTGGCTTGAGGCCTGCCGCAAGGCCTTGCGCTCGGCCCTGCACGATGATGCGGCATGGTTTGCGCGCATGGCCCTGCCCATTGAACAGTTCCCCACCCGAACAGGCGAAAGCGGCTTTTGGCGGCAACTGCTGAACCGCGAGAAAAACGCCCTGCTCGACATCAAGAAAGCGGGCATATTCCCCATTGTCCACGGCGCCCGCGTTCTGGCTCTGGAGGCGGGCATTGATGCCACCAACACCTTTGACCGACTGGAGGCCCTCACATCACGCAGTATTATTGAGAAATCACAGGCAGATGATCTGGCCGAATCTCTGGCCTTTCTGATGCGCCTGCGGCTGGACGCAGGCCTTGAAATGCTGCGCAAGGGGAACCCCCTGAGCAACGAGATTGATACGGCCACCCTATCCACTCTGGACAAGGACCTGTTGCAGGACGCCCTCCAGGTGGTCAAGCGCTTCAAGCGCATGATCGGCCAGCGGTACGGGCTGGACAGGTTCTGAAATGCAAAACTCATGGATACAGGCCGTGGCGCGCCGCTGGCGCATGCGCGGCCTGCGGGAACCCTACCGTTCCCTGCTGGATCAGGATGACGGCCTGCTTGTGAGCATTGATTGCGAAACAACCTCGCTCAATGTGAAGGAAGCTGAGCTTTTATCCATCGCCGCCGTCTGCATAGACGGCAGGCGTCTTTGCACCAGAGACGCCTTTTACGCGCTGATAACGCCGCAACATGCCCCTGACGGGCAGAATGTGCGCGTGCACGGGTTGCGCCCGTGTGATTTCAGCACGGGTCTGCCGCTTCAGGATGTGTTGTCGGCTTTTCTTCAGTTTGTCAGAGGCAGAACACTGGTGGGCTATTATCTGCAATACGACCTTGCAGTGTTGAACAAAAACTTGAGGCCACTGATGGGGGCAGCATTGCCAAACAGTCGCATAGAGGTTTCGGGCCGCTATTACGACTGGCGATTTGCGCAATATCCTGGCGCCTACATTGATCTGCGATGGGAAACGATGATCAGAAATCTTCGCCTTCCCACGCTGCCAAGGCACGATGCCATGAACGACGCCATAACAGCCGCCATGATGTATCTGGCGCTGCAATCGCGCGGATACGGCGCACACAGGCTCCCATAACGTCCAATGTCTGCGCAAAAGACATTGCGGACAAAAGTATGCGAGGAGGGAACAATGGCCTCAGAACTGACGCAACGAATTGAAAAGAATGCGCAATACCAGCACTTGATCAAGACGCGCAACGCCCTTGGCTGGCGACTCACGCTTGTGGTTTTTGCCGCGTATTACGGTTTTATTCTGGTTGTCGCCTTTGACAAACAGCTCTTTGCCACGCCTCTTGCAGCCGGAATGACAACAACCTGGGGCATTCCCCTTGGCATCGGCATCATTCTGCTGACCGTTGTGCTTACGGCGGTCTACGTTCGCAAGGCCAACAGCGAATTTGACCCTGCGCTCAAGCAGATTCTTGAAAAAGAGGTGCAGTCATGAGGGGAATAAGCGCTTGCACATCCTCCCATAGGCTCAGGCAACAAAAATCCGCTCCGACTGTCAGCGCTGCAACATTCTGCACGGCGCTTTTTATCGCTTTTCTGCCCGGTCAGACTCTGGCGGCGGGCGTCATAGAAGAAACGCAAAAGCAGAACACCGACTGGACAGCCATCATCATGTTCACCATTTTTGTCGGTGCATCGCTGTGGATAACCAAGTGGGCCGCCAAGCGCACACGCTCCGCTGCGGATTTTTACACGGCAGGCGGCGGCATCACGGGTTTTCAGAACGGCCTTGCCATCGCGGGCGACTTTATGTCGGCGGCCTCCTTTCTGGGCATTTCAGCCGCAGTCATGGCAACGGGCTTTGACGGTCTGATATACGCCATCGGCTTTCAGGTGGGCTGGCCGCTCATAACATTCATGCTGGCGGAGCGTCTGCGCAATCTTGGGCGCTTCACCTTTGCCGATGTGGT includes:
- the rpsF gene encoding 30S ribosomal protein S6, whose translation is MRKFETLLLLSPELSADNREGIITALTAIIEREKGVMVEVDNWGMRDLAYPVRKLMRGFYVRLVYQAPAELIAELERNIRITDGIFKFVTVKLADEVAGEVA
- the rpsR gene encoding 30S ribosomal protein S18; amino-acid sequence: MAFKKKFAPRRKFCRFCADKDLPLDYKRADILRDFITERGKIIARRITGTCAHHQRLLTREIKRARQMALLIYTATHDSGVKKKSTI
- the rplI gene encoding 50S ribosomal protein L9, translating into MKLILRADVENLGSLGDVVEVKAGYGRNFLLPQGLAMVASPSNLKSFEQERKKLQARMDAVRADAQALQARLEALEVVIPMHVGDNDKLYGSVTTTIIGDALAALGVEVDRRRILMDAPIRTLGEHPVRVRLHASVIAMVPVKVISDHQPIEEEPAPAAPAEEAEAAQ
- the dnaB gene encoding replicative DNA helicase, with the translated sequence MVSRNDSNSAPGHAAGGSPFGQGRNKDGQSRSSAHSAEKAEADILRRVPPHSVEAEQAVLGGVFMRPQLMHSIADQLTDEDFYLPAHATIYKAFLELYRKSAPLDLIATAEQLKSMNALEEAGGAVYLGELAQAVVSGANAEYYATIVRDKSLQRSLINACSGIIVNCYDATREVGELLDESEQAVFSISQRTSGKDFTPTRELLERVFDKLSKLADAKDVITGVTTGYTRLDKLTAGLQPSDLIIVAARPSMGKTAFSMCMAINAAVRQNVPVAVFSLEMSKEQLMQRMLAVWGKVDLSKLRRPSLLTDEDWQRLYDAADVVARAPIFIDDTPALTTLELRARARRLKADKGLGMVVVDYLQLMRTSRRTDSRELEISDISRSLKGLAKEMNVPVVALSQLNRKVEERSDKRPMLSDLRESGAIEQDADVIMFVYRDDVYKFQKPADRPPQGIAEIIIGKQRNGPVGVAELMYMSPYTSFEDIAPDWMPPPSEGGS
- a CDS encoding RNA recognition motif domain-containing protein; its protein translation is MSKSIYVGNLPWSATEEQVQDLFAEYGSVLSVKLVSDRDTGRARGFGFVEMEDGEADSAIEALDNFSFGGRTLRVNEAKPRAPRQPRY
- a CDS encoding putative nucleotidyltransferase substrate binding domain-containing protein translates to MPNTRFDLTHPPFDLLTLAEASALSATADILFFNNDQEILASGSDVDVLYLVMKGLVREMSGEEIVGAYREHEAFDCRALATGRTRHRFVAHEEVLLCVFPGREVLVLTEKNSLFGAYFFATVSDKLGQLAQSRDRREWQSLFAVKISDAGFRPPIFAEATDTIAHAAQRMKKSRRRSIFVRDGSSTGIFTTGDFCDIVANAVSNQTPLRACAQFSLLSCEKDDYLFNALLLMTRHNIHRIVVTDKGQPVGVLAMIDLLSYFSNHSLSIARQLEAATTLADLHSAMRDMEALVTTLVTQGIKTPQLARLVQVLNAQLMARLWQLTATPAVFAGSALLALGSEGRGEQILKTDQDNALILAEGLDEKEVVHSANSFTERMLNLGYPPCPGDMMVNQPLWRHTVREWGQTLRQWADSTQGEGLMHLAIFLDAETVSGPASWLEACRKALRSALHDDAAWFARMALPIEQFPTRTGESGFWRQLLNREKNALLDIKKAGIFPIVHGARVLALEAGIDATNTFDRLEALTSRSIIEKSQADDLAESLAFLMRLRLDAGLEMLRKGNPLSNEIDTATLSTLDKDLLQDALQVVKRFKRMIGQRYGLDRF
- a CDS encoding 3'-5' exonuclease translates to MQNSWIQAVARRWRMRGLREPYRSLLDQDDGLLVSIDCETTSLNVKEAELLSIAAVCIDGRRLCTRDAFYALITPQHAPDGQNVRVHGLRPCDFSTGLPLQDVLSAFLQFVRGRTLVGYYLQYDLAVLNKNLRPLMGAALPNSRIEVSGRYYDWRFAQYPGAYIDLRWETMIRNLRLPTLPRHDAMNDAITAAMMYLALQSRGYGAHRLP
- a CDS encoding DUF485 domain-containing protein is translated as MASELTQRIEKNAQYQHLIKTRNALGWRLTLVVFAAYYGFILVVAFDKQLFATPLAAGMTTTWGIPLGIGIILLTVVLTAVYVRKANSEFDPALKQILEKEVQS